The DNA sequence GTGTCGATTGAGTAACAGACCTTGATGTGAGGCAAAATCTCCGCCTCAGGTCGGGCACAAGTCCGGCCTCTCACGCGTTACGTGCGCTGAGACACCCGTAGACACCCAAGAGGGGGAGAGCGACATGGCAACGGATTACGACACCCCACGCAAGACCGACGACGACGTGGACCAGGACAGCCTCGAAGAGCTCAAGGCGCGTCGGAGCGACAAGACGGCATCCGCCGTCGACGTCGACGAGTTCGACGCGGCCGAGGGACTCGAGCTGCCCGGCGCGGACCTCTCCAACGAGGAGCTGGCCGTCCGGGTGCTGCCCAAGCAGGCCGATGAGTTCACCTGCATGAGCTGCTTCCTGGTGCACCACCGCAGCCAGCTGGCCCGCGAGAAGAACGGTCAGCCCATCTGCCGCGACTGCGACTGAGGTCGAGTCGGCCGTGGCAGGCGAGACACCGTTCCGGAAGCGGCGCCCCTGGCGCCGGCACGGACCGGAGACGAACCAGGACGGTACAGGCGGCACAGGCCCGGCAGAAGGCGGTAACGCGTCTGCCGAGCGGTCCGCCGCCCCGCCGGATCACTCCGGCGGTTTCGACGACGAGCGAGGCCGTTCGGCCTCGCTCGAGGTGGCCGGGGCGGCAGCGTCGCCGGACCGGCCCCGGGAGCAGGACTGGGCGGATCCCACGACCGGGGGCCGCCTGCACGCGGTGAAACGGGGTGTACGCAAGGGCCGGGAGGGCACGAAGGCACTGGCCGCACAGCTGGCCGACCGCATCATCGACACGGCCCCGCGCGTGCCGGTGCGCGACCTCGCCACCCTGCGGAAGCAGTTCCCCGGGCTGGAGCCCGAGGAGCTGGCCGACAAGCTGGTCACGGGAGCCTGCCGGGCCACCGCGACCGTCGGCGCAGGCATCGGCGCCGCCGCCATGATGCCCGTTCCGCCCGCCATGATCGCCGAGCTCGCGGCGGAGGTGACCGGCGTCGCCGCGATCGAGATGAAGCTCGTCGCCGAGCTCCACGAGGTCTACGGCCGCCGACCCCCGGGCAATCTCGGTCAGCGCAGCACCGCGTATCTGACGTCGTGGACGGAGGAGCGCGGCATCGACCTCATCCGACCCACCACGCTCAACACCGCGCTGGGCGGCCAGATGAAGCGCGAGCTGCGCCAGCAGATCACGAAGCGCATGGCGCGCAATCTGCCCAACCTGATCCCGTTCATGATCGGCGCCGCCGTAGGCGCCACGATGAACCGCCGTGACACCCGCAAGCTCGCCGACCGGGTCAGGAACGACCTGCGCAAGGACCGGATCCCCTGGGACCGGCTGCCCGCGCTGCCTCCGCTGGAGCAGCCCTCGAACCCGGCCGAGCTGCCCAGGGAGCCCAAGGAGATCGAGGGCCCCTGAGCGGCGAAGGGCCCCTGAACCCGCACCGGGTCCGGAACCCCACCCCCTCGACGCCCGCTCAGGCGGCCGGGACGGTGCTCAGCGCCGCCGCCAGGCCCCGCGGGTCCCGCGTGGAGAGGTAGACGTACGGAGTCGGGTCGTCCGGATCCGTGACCTCCACCCGCACCGCCGTCTCCACATAGCCGCGCAGCAGCATGAACGCACGGGCGTCGGCCTTGTGCGTGCGCCAGGCCCGCGCCTCCTCGGCGTCCAGCACCTCGGGCTCGCCGAGCGCCGACAGCGGGATCCGGGCGTCGCCGGCGACCAGCGCCCCCGCCACGACCCTGATCCGGGCGGAGCCGTAGCTGCTCACCAGGAGCGCGGCGGCGACCGTGCCGCCGGCCAGACCGGCGAGCAGCGGCAGGGTGCCCAGCGGCAGAAGCATCAGAGCGCAGGCGATACCGACCCCGAAGGCGATGAACCACCAGGAGCGGGGCGCGGTGAGACGTTCGTCGAAGGCCGGTGCGGAAGGCTGCATGGAACCAAGCTTGGCACGGCGCGACCGGCGGACTGCCGCGCGGGTAAGGTCTGCGCCTGTGAGTGGAACATCAGCAGCTCTGACACCCCCGGCCGACGCCGTCGCGCCGGTCCGGCACCCCGACGCGCCCGCGCCCGGCGAACTCCTCGGAGCGCACTACGAACACTGTTTCGGCTGTGGCGGGGGACAACCGCACGGACTGCACCTGATGGCGCGGGCCGGCGAAGGCGTGAGCGTCACCGCGGAGTTCACCGTGCAGCCCGCCCACCAGGGCGCCCCAGGCCTCGCCCATGGCGGCGTGCTCGCCACGGCGCTGGACGAGACGCTCGGCTCGCTGAACTGGCTGCTGCGCACGATCGCGGTGACCGGACGGCTGGAGACCGACTTCGTCAGCCCCGTCCCCGTGGACACCGTGCTGCACCTCGACGCCCGGATCACCGCCGTGCACGGCCGGAAGATCTACTCCACCGCCACCGGCCGGATCGGCGGCCCCGACGGGCCCGTCGCGGTCCGGGCCGACGCCCTCTTCATCGAGGTCAAGGTCGACCACTTCATCGACAACGGCAGGCCCGCCGAGATCCAGGCGGCCATGTCCGACCCGGACCAGGTCAGGCGCGCCCGCGCCTTCGAGGTGAACCCGTGACGCGCGGCCCCGTCGACGTACTGATCCGCCTCCTCGACCCGGACGTGCCGATTCCGGCGTACGGACACCCGGGCGACGCCGGGGCCGACCTGGTGACCACCGAGGCCGCCGAACTCGCGCCCGGCGAGCGCGCGGTGCTCCCCACCGGGGTCTCCATCGCCCTGCCCGACGGGT is a window from the Streptomyces sp. MMBL 11-1 genome containing:
- a CDS encoding DUF4193 domain-containing protein, producing the protein MATDYDTPRKTDDDVDQDSLEELKARRSDKTASAVDVDEFDAAEGLELPGADLSNEELAVRVLPKQADEFTCMSCFLVHHRSQLAREKNGQPICRDCD
- a CDS encoding PaaI family thioesterase produces the protein MSGTSAALTPPADAVAPVRHPDAPAPGELLGAHYEHCFGCGGGQPHGLHLMARAGEGVSVTAEFTVQPAHQGAPGLAHGGVLATALDETLGSLNWLLRTIAVTGRLETDFVSPVPVDTVLHLDARITAVHGRKIYSTATGRIGGPDGPVAVRADALFIEVKVDHFIDNGRPAEIQAAMSDPDQVRRARAFEVNP
- a CDS encoding DUF3093 domain-containing protein, which produces MQPSAPAFDERLTAPRSWWFIAFGVGIACALMLLPLGTLPLLAGLAGGTVAAALLVSSYGSARIRVVAGALVAGDARIPLSALGEPEVLDAEEARAWRTHKADARAFMLLRGYVETAVRVEVTDPDDPTPYVYLSTRDPRGLAAALSTVPAA